The following coding sequences lie in one Sinorhizobium fredii USDA 257 genomic window:
- a CDS encoding TRAP transporter substrate-binding protein, with protein sequence MDRRSFIKNASLGGLGAAAATALAAPAIAQSIPKVTWRLTSSFPKSLDTIYGGAEVLSKYVSEATDGNFQIQVFAAGEIVPGLQAADATAAGTVEACHTVAYYYWGKDPSWALGAAVPFALNARGMNAWHYHGGGIDMFNEFLGGQGLVGFPGGNTGVQMGGWFRKEIKTVADMKGLKMRVGGFAGKVMERLGVVPQQLAGGDIYPALEKGTIDAAEWVGPYDDEKLGFYKVAPYYYYPGWWEGGPTVHAMFNKAAFDGLPKGYQSLLRTACQATDANMLQKYDYLNPSAIKRLVGAGAKLSPFSPEILSACFDEANKVYAEMEAANPTFKKIWESIKAFRGEYYLNAQIAEYNYDTFMMIQQRNGKV encoded by the coding sequence ATGGATCGCCGTTCATTCATCAAAAACGCAAGCCTCGGCGGCTTGGGTGCGGCTGCCGCGACGGCGCTCGCTGCGCCGGCCATCGCGCAGAGCATTCCGAAGGTAACCTGGCGTCTGACGTCGTCTTTCCCGAAGTCGCTGGATACTATCTATGGCGGCGCGGAGGTTCTGTCGAAATACGTGTCCGAAGCCACCGACGGCAATTTCCAGATCCAGGTCTTTGCTGCCGGCGAAATCGTCCCCGGCCTTCAGGCAGCCGACGCGACGGCGGCGGGCACGGTGGAGGCTTGCCATACGGTCGCCTACTATTACTGGGGCAAGGACCCGAGCTGGGCGCTGGGTGCTGCCGTACCCTTCGCACTTAACGCGCGCGGCATGAACGCCTGGCACTATCACGGCGGCGGCATCGACATGTTCAACGAATTCCTGGGCGGCCAGGGCCTCGTCGGCTTCCCGGGCGGCAATACCGGCGTCCAGATGGGCGGCTGGTTCCGCAAGGAAATCAAGACCGTTGCTGACATGAAGGGCCTGAAGATGCGCGTCGGCGGATTCGCCGGCAAGGTGATGGAACGCCTCGGCGTCGTGCCGCAGCAACTCGCCGGCGGCGACATCTATCCGGCGCTCGAAAAAGGCACGATCGACGCCGCGGAATGGGTCGGCCCCTATGACGACGAGAAGCTCGGCTTCTACAAGGTCGCGCCCTACTACTACTACCCCGGCTGGTGGGAAGGCGGGCCGACGGTCCATGCGATGTTCAACAAGGCGGCCTTCGATGGCCTGCCGAAGGGCTATCAGTCGCTGCTGCGCACTGCATGCCAGGCGACCGATGCGAACATGCTGCAGAAGTACGACTACCTCAACCCGTCGGCGATCAAGCGTCTGGTCGGCGCCGGTGCGAAGCTGAGCCCGTTCAGCCCGGAAATCCTCTCCGCCTGCTTCGACGAGGCCAACAAGGTCTATGCGGAGATGGAAGCCGCGAACCCGACCTTCAAGAAGATCTGGGAGTCGATCAAGGCTTTCCGCGGCGAGTACTATCTGAACGCCCAGATCGCCGAATACAACTACGATACGTTCATGATGATCCAGCAGCGCAACGGCAAGGTCTGA
- a CDS encoding TRAP transporter large permease, with protein sequence MIEFIAENLAPIMFLSLIVFLLLGYPVAFSLAANGLLFFIIGVELAPLSDSINLSWPLLNALPERFWGVMSNDTLLAIPFFTFMGIVLERSGMAEDLLDTIGQLFGPVRGGLAYAVIFVGALLAATTGVVAASVIAMGLISLPIMLRYGYDRRVASGVIAASGTLAQIIPPSLVLIVLADQLGRSVGDMYAGALIPGLVLTCLYMGYILLMTFLKRDSMPALPLEARTLGSGVTSLVVALAVAGGIAYAAHVFLSPTQGENADILGAAVGVAFIYVVALIDRTMKINALSRLAQQVIIVLIPPLALIFLVLGTIFLGIATPTEGGAMGAVGALIMAAAKGRLNMEVVRAALASTTRLSAFVLFILIGARVFSLTFYGVNGHLWVEHLLVGLPGGEIGFLIAVNLLVFFLAFFLDFFELAFIIVPLLAPAADKLGIDLIWFGVLLGINMQTSFMHPPFGFALFYLRSVAARVPYLDKVTGKMTQPVTTGQIYWGAVPFVGIQILMVALTILFPQMVMHYKGSGATVDPSTIKIEVPGFGQGGGGLTLPDNGGGLGLPGGLQLPGGSPLDGGQQPGQQNAPQQNNPAPDLSAPPSFK encoded by the coding sequence GTGATCGAATTCATCGCAGAAAACCTGGCGCCGATCATGTTCCTGTCGCTGATCGTGTTCCTGCTGCTGGGTTATCCCGTCGCCTTCTCGCTCGCCGCAAACGGCCTGCTGTTCTTCATCATCGGCGTGGAGCTCGCACCGCTGTCGGATTCGATCAATCTCTCCTGGCCTCTGCTGAACGCGTTGCCGGAACGTTTCTGGGGGGTGATGTCGAATGACACATTGCTTGCCATCCCCTTCTTCACCTTCATGGGAATCGTCCTCGAACGGTCCGGCATGGCGGAAGACCTGCTCGACACGATTGGGCAACTGTTTGGCCCTGTTCGCGGCGGCCTTGCCTATGCGGTGATTTTCGTGGGCGCCCTGCTTGCTGCCACGACCGGCGTCGTTGCTGCCTCGGTCATCGCCATGGGGCTGATCTCGCTGCCGATCATGCTGCGCTACGGCTACGACCGGCGCGTCGCTTCCGGCGTTATTGCTGCGTCCGGCACGCTCGCCCAGATCATCCCGCCGTCACTGGTGCTGATCGTTCTTGCCGACCAGCTCGGCCGTTCGGTCGGCGACATGTATGCCGGCGCCCTGATCCCGGGTCTCGTGCTGACGTGCCTCTACATGGGCTACATCCTGCTCATGACGTTCCTGAAGCGAGACTCCATGCCGGCGTTGCCGCTCGAGGCCCGCACCCTCGGATCGGGCGTGACGTCGCTCGTCGTCGCGCTCGCCGTCGCCGGCGGCATCGCCTATGCGGCCCATGTTTTTCTTTCCCCGACACAGGGTGAGAACGCGGACATCCTCGGGGCGGCCGTCGGTGTCGCGTTCATCTATGTGGTAGCCCTGATCGACCGGACGATGAAGATCAACGCGCTGTCCCGGCTGGCACAGCAAGTCATCATCGTGCTGATCCCGCCGCTGGCGCTGATTTTCCTCGTGCTCGGGACGATCTTCCTCGGCATCGCGACGCCGACCGAAGGCGGAGCGATGGGTGCCGTCGGCGCGCTGATCATGGCCGCGGCCAAAGGTCGGCTGAACATGGAGGTCGTTCGTGCGGCACTCGCCTCGACGACGCGCCTGTCCGCCTTCGTGCTGTTCATCCTGATCGGCGCCCGCGTCTTTTCGCTCACCTTCTACGGCGTCAACGGCCATCTCTGGGTCGAACACCTGCTGGTCGGGTTGCCGGGCGGCGAGATCGGCTTCCTCATCGCCGTCAACCTGCTCGTTTTCTTCCTGGCGTTCTTCCTCGACTTCTTCGAGCTCGCCTTCATCATCGTGCCGCTGCTCGCACCGGCAGCCGACAAGTTGGGCATCGATCTGATCTGGTTCGGCGTGCTGCTCGGCATCAACATGCAGACGAGCTTCATGCATCCGCCCTTCGGCTTCGCGCTCTTCTACCTGCGCTCCGTCGCAGCCCGGGTGCCCTATCTCGACAAGGTGACCGGCAAGATGACGCAGCCGGTGACTACCGGCCAGATCTATTGGGGTGCCGTACCCTTCGTCGGCATTCAGATCCTGATGGTGGCGTTGACGATCCTCTTCCCGCAGATGGTCATGCATTACAAGGGAAGTGGCGCCACGGTCGATCCGTCCACGATCAAGATCGAGGTGCCCGGCTTCGGCCAGGGCGGCGGTGGTTTGACCCTCCCGGACAATGGCGGCGGTCTGGGTCTTCCCGGTGGACTGCAACTTCCCGGCGGCAGCCCGCTTGATGGGGGCCAGCAACCGGGGCAGCAGAACGCTCCCCAGCAGAACAACCCGGCGCCCGACCTCAGCGCACCGCCGTCCTTCAAGTGA
- the mgrA gene encoding L-glyceraldehyde 3-phosphate reductase: MVWQPAENRYEKMKYNRCGRSGLKLPAISLGLWHNFGGDTPHERKVDMCRTAFDLGITHFDLANNYGPPPGSAETAFGEVLRTEFSGLRDELIISSKAGYDMWPGPYGEWGSRKYLIASCDQSLKRMGLDYVDIFYSHRFDPDTPLEETCGALDYIVRSGRALYVGISSYNSQRTREAAAILKDLGTPCLIHQPSYSMLNRWIEDDGLVDALEGLGMGSIVFSPLAQGMLTTKYLNGIPGDSRAAQNHFLKKDFIRPAITDNIRKLNAIAERRGQTLAQMALAWVLRGGRITSALIGASRSEQIVDCVKSLENDTFTAEELAEIDLYAREADVNLWASSAER, from the coding sequence ATGGTCTGGCAACCGGCGGAAAACCGATACGAGAAGATGAAGTACAACCGCTGTGGCCGGAGCGGGCTGAAGCTGCCGGCGATCTCGCTGGGGCTGTGGCACAATTTCGGTGGCGACACGCCGCACGAGCGCAAGGTGGACATGTGCCGGACGGCTTTCGACCTCGGCATCACCCATTTCGATCTCGCCAACAATTACGGGCCGCCGCCCGGCTCGGCCGAGACTGCCTTCGGGGAGGTCCTCAGGACCGAATTTTCCGGCCTGCGCGATGAACTGATCATCTCGTCCAAGGCGGGATACGACATGTGGCCGGGGCCGTATGGCGAATGGGGCAGTCGCAAATATCTGATTGCCTCCTGCGACCAGAGCTTGAAGCGCATGGGGCTCGACTATGTCGACATCTTCTATTCCCACCGCTTCGATCCGGACACGCCGCTCGAGGAAACCTGCGGCGCGCTCGACTACATCGTCCGCTCGGGAAGGGCGCTCTATGTCGGCATCTCCTCCTATAATTCGCAGCGCACCCGCGAGGCGGCAGCGATCCTCAAGGACCTCGGCACACCATGCCTCATCCACCAGCCGAGCTACTCCATGCTCAACCGCTGGATTGAGGATGACGGCCTCGTCGACGCGCTCGAAGGGCTTGGCATGGGCTCGATCGTCTTCTCGCCGCTCGCCCAGGGCATGCTGACGACGAAGTATCTCAACGGCATCCCCGGGGACAGCCGCGCCGCCCAGAATCACTTCCTCAAGAAGGACTTCATTCGTCCGGCGATCACCGACAACATCCGCAAGTTGAACGCCATTGCCGAACGGCGCGGTCAGACGCTGGCGCAGATGGCCTTGGCCTGGGTTCTGCGCGGCGGCCGCATCACCTCGGCGCTGATCGGCGCAAGCCGTTCCGAGCAGATCGTCGATTGCGTCAAGTCGCTCGAGAACGACACGTTCACGGCGGAGGAACTGGCCGAGATCGATCTCTACGCGCGGGAAGCGGACGTCAATCTCTGGGCATCTTCGGCCGAGCGTTGA